Proteins from one Emys orbicularis isolate rEmyOrb1 chromosome 2, rEmyOrb1.hap1, whole genome shotgun sequence genomic window:
- the PYCR3 gene encoding pyrroline-5-carboxylate reductase 3 — MEARGELRVGFVGAGRMAQGVAQGVVRAGKVKAANILASAPSDRNLGAFQDLGCRTTHCNSEVLQRCTLVFLATKPHLLPGVLQEIAPAVTQDHIIVSVAAGVTLQTLQQLLPAGTKVLRVMPNLPCVVQEGAVVVARGSCAGEQEAALLRSLLSACGLCEETPESYIDIHTGLSGSGVAYVYLFAEALADGAVKMGMPSALANKIAAQTLLGAAKMILETGEHPAKLRSNVCTPGGTTIHALHELEKGALRATVMNAVEAATMRARELGER, encoded by the exons ATGGAGGCGCGCGGGGAGCTGCGGGTCGGGTTCGTGGGGGCCGGGCGCATGGCCCAAGGGGTGGCGCAGGGCGTGGTGCGCGCAG GAAAAGTCAAAGCTGCTAACATCTTGGCCAGTGCGCCGTCCGACAGGAACTTGGGCGCCTTCCAG gatttgggctGCAGGACGACGCACTGCAACAGCGAGGTGCTGCAGCGCTGTACCCTGGTCTTCCTAGCCACCAAGCCTCACCTGCTTCCTGGAGTCCTGCAGGAGATTGCTCCTGCCGTTACCCAGGACCACATTATCGTATCGGTGGCTGCTGGAGTCACTTTGCAGACCCTGCAACAG cttctcCCTGCTGGGACCAAGGTGCTGCGGGTCATGCCCAACCTGCCCTgcgtggtgcaggagggggcagtggtggTTGCCCgggggagctgtgctggggagcaggaggccgCCCTGCTGAGGAGCCTGCTGTCCGCCTGCGGGCTGTGTGAAGAAACGCCTGAGTCCTACATCGATATCCACACAGGCCTGAGTGGCAGCGGGGTAGCCTAC gttTACTTGTTTGCTGAAGCCCTGGCAGACGGTGCTGTGAAGATGGGCATGCCCAGTGCCTTGGCCAATAAAATTGCAGCCCAGACACTGCTG GGAGCAGCAAAGATGATCCTGGAGACGGGGGAGCACCCGGCCAAGCTGCGCAGCAACGTTTGCACGCCTGGCGGCACCACCATCCACGCCCTGCACGAGCTGGAGAAGGGGGCGCTGCGGGCCACCGTCATGAACGCCGTGGAGGCTGCGACCATGCGGGCTCGCGAGCTGGGCGAGAGATAG
- the TIGD5 gene encoding tigger transposable element-derived protein 5 → MAFRRAYSIKDKLQAIERVKKGERQASVCRDFGVPGGTLRGWLKDEHKLRWFLDQLGGEVGTQRKKMRLANEEEIDRAVYTWFLTLRQHGVPLSGPIIQAQAEAFARQIYGPECTFKASHGWFWRWQKRHGISSQRIYGEGGGGGDPAAPGTPPLKAELEPGAPSSAFPDPSLLLPLPPPPPAAAAPSDGGGYGDEQIYNANVTGLYWKLLPGQAGELRAHSPRLQSPPRRRLVVKECVTVLLAANLTGSHKLKPLVVGGLPDPPSLRHHNQDKFPACYRYSPEARLGLALLRAWFFEDFVPGVKRYLRRSCLQQKAVLLLSSPPPPSGADPEEPPQLQTPDGSIRALFLSKAAAGGSSAGGGGRIPAPLEQGVVSAFKQLYKRELLRLAVSCVASGGGGPAGGPGPAGGGSGPLDFVRSFLLKDMLYLAGLSWDLIPAGSIEKCWLLGLRAAFEPQPGEEEQGEPLGGDSKVFSDLTHLAALAYKRLAPEEVADWLHLDDAAPGMEGEDGEGDGGDEGPGGCGGDEDEEAAGEGGDPPLPTAREAIRGLETALRWLESQDPRQVGPLKLVQLRSLISMAQRLHQGGSSDS, encoded by the exons ATGGCCTTCCGCCGCGCCTACTCCATCAAGGACAAGCTGCAGGCCATCGAGCGGGTGAAGAAGGGCGAGCGGCAGGCCTCGGTGTGCCGGGACTTCGGGGTGCCCGGCGGCACGCTGCGCGGCTGGCTCAAGGACGAGCACAAGCTGCGCTGGTTCCTGGACCAGCTGGGCGGCGAGGTGGGCACCCAGCGCAAGAAGATGCGCCTGGCCAACGAGGAGGAGATCGACCGGGCCGTCTACACCTGGTTCCTCACCCTGCGGCAGCACGGCGTGCCGCTCTCCGGGCCCATCATCCAAGCCCAGGCCGAGGCCTTCGCCCGCCAGATCTACGGGCCCGAGTGCACCTTCAAGGCCAGCCATGGCTGGTTCTGGCGCTGGCAGAAACGGCACGGCATCTCCAGCCAGCGCATCTACGGTGAAGGTGGCGGAGGGGGGGACCCCGCTGCTCCGGGGACCCCGCCGCTCAAGGCGGAGCTGGAGCCCGGGGCCCCCTCTTCCGCCTTCCCGGACCCTtcgctgctcctgcccctgccgcCGCCTCCTCCAGCCGCTGCGGCTCCTTCGGACGGGGGAGGCTACGGGGACGAGCAGATCTACAACGCCAATGTAACCGGACTCTACTGGAAGCTGCTGCCGGGTCAGGCTGGGGAGCTGCGGGCCCATTCCCCCCGCCTGCAGTCTCCCCCCCGTCGGAGGCTGGTGGTGAAGGAGTGCGTCACCGTGCTGCTGGCTGCCAACCTGACTGGCTCGCACAAGCTGAAACCGCTGGTGGTCGGGGGGCTCCCAGACCCACCCAGTCTCCGGCACCACAACCAGGACAAGTTCCCAGCCTGCTACCGCTACAGCCCCGAGGCCCGGCTCGGACTTGCCCTTCTCCGGGCCTGGTTCTTTGAAGATTTTGTGCCAGGAGTCAAGCGTTATCTGCGCCGCAGCTGCCTCCAGCAGAAGGCGGTGCTGCTTCTCAGCAGCCCCCCGCCACCCTCCGGAGCTGACCCAGAGGAGCCACCCCAGCTGCAGACCCCAGATGGCTCCATCCGAGCCCTCTTCCTCTCCAAGGCTGCGGCAGGGGGCAGCTCGGCTGGAGGGGGAGGCCGTATCCCAGCCCCGCTGGAGCAAGGCGTGGTGTCCGCCTTCAAGCAGCTCTACAAGCGGGAGCTGCTGCGATTGGCCGTGTCCTGCGTGGCCAGTGGGGGAGGCGGCCCGGCTGGGGGGCCCGGCCCAGCCGGTGGTGGGAGTGGCCCCCTGGACTTTGTGCGCTCTTTCCTGCTCAAGGACATGCTATACCTGGCTGGCCTCTCCTGGGACCTCATCCCTGCTGGCTCCATCGAgaagtgctggctgctggggctgcGTGCTGCTTTTGAGCCCCAGCCTGGGGAAGAGGAACAGGGGGAACCACTGGGTGGGGACAGCAAGGTCTTCAGCGATCTCACCcacctggctgccctggcctatAAACGCCTAGCACCTGAGGAGGTGGCCGACTGGCTGCACCTGGACGATGCGGCGCCAGGCATGGagggggaggatggggaaggggatggtGGGGATGAAGGACCTGGAGGCTGTGGCGGGGATGAGgatgaggaggcagcaggg gagggaggggatccCCCACTGCCCACGGCCCGGGAAGCCATCAGGGGCTTGGAGACAGCGCTACGCTGGCTGGAGAGCCAGGACCCCCGGCAGGTGGGACCACTCAAGTTGGTGCAGCTCCGCTCCCTCATTAGTATGGCCCAGCGGCTGCACCAAGGGGGTAGCTCAGACTCATAG